Proteins encoded within one genomic window of Ammonifex degensii KC4:
- the mqnE gene encoding aminofutalosine synthase MqnE, which produces MVKFSRELEDIAEKIRKGERLGFEDGVRLYKSADLLSIGMLAQEVKRRRHGQKIFFAVNCHVNHTNVCVGSCRFCAFRRRPGDAGAYTLKPEEVIKKVRAAALWGLREVHLVGGLNPDLGLDYFRKILRGIKEKVRGVTIKGLTAVEIDFLARQEGLTVREVLQELKAAGLDALPGGGAEIFAPAVRKAVCPAKISGERWLEIHAEAHALGIPTNATMLYGHLESYEDRVDHLLRLRELQDRTGGFQAFIPLPFLPQNNPLAEEEGLKGTTGFDDLKTIAISRLLLDNFPHIKVYWVMVGPKLSQVALNFGADDIEGTVLEEKIAHSAGAESPQVLTRRELEDLIVAAGGVPVERDALYRVVREVHNS; this is translated from the coding sequence ATGGTGAAATTTAGCCGGGAACTGGAAGATATAGCGGAGAAGATTCGCAAAGGAGAGAGGCTTGGTTTCGAGGACGGGGTAAGGCTTTATAAATCCGCCGATCTCTTGAGCATAGGTATGCTGGCCCAGGAGGTCAAGAGGCGGCGGCACGGACAGAAGATTTTCTTCGCCGTTAACTGCCACGTGAACCATACCAACGTCTGCGTGGGAAGCTGCCGTTTTTGTGCCTTCAGGCGCAGGCCCGGGGATGCCGGAGCCTACACCCTCAAGCCGGAGGAAGTGATAAAAAAGGTGCGAGCGGCGGCTCTCTGGGGCCTCCGGGAGGTCCATCTGGTAGGTGGACTTAACCCGGATTTGGGACTTGACTACTTCCGGAAGATCTTGAGGGGTATAAAGGAGAAGGTTCGGGGGGTCACGATCAAGGGCCTGACGGCAGTGGAGATTGATTTTCTGGCTCGCCAAGAGGGGCTCACGGTGCGGGAAGTGCTGCAGGAGCTCAAGGCGGCCGGGCTCGATGCCCTCCCCGGTGGCGGGGCAGAGATCTTCGCCCCGGCGGTGCGTAAAGCCGTTTGCCCGGCTAAGATAAGTGGGGAGCGCTGGCTGGAGATACACGCCGAGGCGCACGCTTTGGGCATCCCCACCAACGCCACCATGCTTTACGGACACCTGGAGTCCTATGAAGACCGGGTGGATCACCTCCTGCGTTTGCGGGAGCTGCAGGACCGTACCGGGGGCTTTCAGGCTTTCATTCCCCTGCCCTTTCTTCCCCAGAACAATCCGCTGGCGGAGGAGGAGGGGCTCAAAGGCACCACCGGCTTCGACGATTTGAAAACCATAGCTATAAGCCGCTTGCTTCTGGATAACTTCCCTCACATCAAAGTTTACTGGGTGATGGTGGGACCCAAGCTTTCCCAGGTGGCGCTTAACTTTGGGGCCGACGACATAGAAGGAACCGTGCTGGAAGAGAAGATAGCTCACAGTGCAGGAGCGGAGAGTCCTCAGGTGCTCACCCGGCGGGAGCTGGAGGATCTTATTGTGGCGGCAGGGGGGGTGCCGGTAGAGCGCGATGCCCTGTACCGGGTGGTGAGGGAGGTTCACAACAGTTGA
- a CDS encoding IS200/IS605 family accessory protein TnpB-related protein has protein sequence MITLQCLLEFQSEEDRQKVLDLMCKFSSAERYGYQRLLEGWPREELKKHLAQVFQINTRYADDAILKAQSILRSCQERGQSPSRVVFGGRSLFEKLKKKHLNGEKREELEKEWKEKRQGNLYSRGDRSKQGNPNLRFVWVRGELYLQINVGYRKWVYAKVVRPVKREGDKWIGFIWSLHQAEKTGKWFPYDVELKLKNGKVYAHVSIGEKFPPTIITLENGVIGIDVNAYPFHLALVEVSPDGNLVGYERISLHELLSADRDKREYLAWQVAYQVVSLAQEKGKAIAMEDLEKLPRGRRGDGFPKLRKTLQRWAYKSVLEKIEVLARRHGVAVEKRDPAFTSVIGKFKYAPQYLIDKDVAGALVIGRRALGFEEKLPEAYRCLLKDEEFLLYALAELEEKVKKLKRELKGEENEWRKKAIKAKLKATRGELKTLRAHLRALQSGEGEPASRQPADRWKEPVRGRFLGWRIKAWRVLSAALTVPVLEKFSHVKGTVRDFSPLRPILVLGDWERAVRRPVPVPGAGAAVQVV, from the coding sequence GTGATAACCCTCCAGTGCCTCCTGGAGTTTCAAAGTGAAGAAGACAGGCAGAAGGTCCTCGACCTCATGTGTAAGTTTTCCTCCGCCGAAAGGTATGGCTACCAGAGGCTCCTTGAGGGCTGGCCGAGAGAAGAATTAAAGAAGCACTTAGCCCAGGTCTTTCAGATCAACACCCGCTACGCCGACGACGCTATTTTAAAGGCCCAGAGCATTCTCAGGTCCTGCCAGGAAAGAGGCCAGAGCCCTTCCAGGGTAGTCTTCGGAGGAAGAAGCCTTTTCGAGAAGCTTAAAAAGAAGCACCTGAACGGTGAGAAGAGAGAAGAGCTGGAGAAGGAGTGGAAGGAGAAAAGACAGGGGAACCTCTACTCCAGAGGGGACAGGAGCAAGCAGGGCAACCCCAACCTCCGCTTCGTCTGGGTAAGGGGGGAGCTTTACCTTCAGATCAACGTGGGGTACAGAAAGTGGGTCTACGCGAAGGTCGTAAGGCCGGTGAAGAGAGAAGGAGACAAGTGGATAGGCTTCATCTGGAGTTTGCACCAGGCAGAGAAAACAGGTAAGTGGTTCCCCTACGATGTGGAGCTTAAGCTCAAAAACGGTAAAGTCTATGCCCATGTGAGCATAGGCGAAAAGTTCCCTCCTACCATCATCACCCTCGAAAACGGGGTCATAGGGATAGACGTCAACGCCTACCCCTTTCACCTGGCGCTGGTGGAAGTCTCCCCTGACGGCAACCTCGTGGGTTACGAGAGGATAAGTCTCCACGAGCTCCTTTCTGCCGACCGTGACAAAAGAGAGTACCTTGCCTGGCAGGTGGCCTATCAGGTAGTCAGCCTGGCCCAGGAGAAGGGCAAGGCCATCGCCATGGAAGACCTGGAGAAGCTTCCGAGAGGCAGGAGGGGAGACGGCTTCCCAAAGTTGAGAAAGACACTTCAGCGCTGGGCTTACAAGAGTGTCCTGGAGAAGATAGAGGTCCTGGCCAGGAGGCACGGAGTGGCCGTTGAGAAAAGGGACCCTGCCTTCACTTCGGTGATAGGGAAGTTCAAGTACGCGCCCCAGTACCTGATAGACAAGGATGTGGCTGGGGCCCTGGTGATCGGTAGGAGGGCCTTAGGTTTTGAGGAGAAGCTGCCGGAAGCTTACCGGTGTCTCTTAAAAGACGAAGAGTTCCTGCTCTACGCTTTAGCCGAGCTTGAAGAGAAGGTTAAAAAGCTCAAGCGGGAGCTGAAGGGAGAAGAGAACGAGTGGCGGAAGAAGGCCATCAAAGCCAAACTCAAGGCCACACGCGGTGAACTGAAGACCCTCAGAGCCCACCTTCGGGCTCTTCAAAGCGGGGAGGGTGAGCCTGCTTCCCGACAGCCGGCCGACCGATGGAAGGAGCCGGTGAGGGGCCGCTTTTTGGGGTGGCGAATAAAAGCTTGGCGAGTCCTCTCCGCAGCCCTCACCGTCCCGGTTCTTGAAAAGTTTTCTCACGTGAAAGGCACCGTGAGGGACTTTTCTCCCTTGAGACCGATCCTGGTCTTGGGGGACTGGGAACGGGCGGTGAGAAGGCCAGTTCCTGTTCCTGGTGCAGGGGCGGCTGTGCAAGTAGTGTGA
- a CDS encoding IS607 family transposase yields MKRKLLTLKECKEIYGLSRGSLLNYEKRGLITPLRTPGGVRRYKVEDIERLLGLLGESNIRLKTVLYARVSTRKQEAYLKNQIERLEEFARERGWDYEVIQEIASGVNENRRGLQKLLNMVKRGEVERVVVEYPDRLARFGFEYLRNFFDAFGVELVVLNGGENEEQMRELAEDLVAIVTSFAARVCGSKGAGRRSDNPPVPPGVSK; encoded by the coding sequence ATGAAGCGGAAATTGCTAACCCTCAAAGAGTGCAAAGAGATTTACGGGCTCAGCCGGGGTTCCCTCCTGAACTACGAGAAGCGAGGACTGATAACCCCGCTCAGAACCCCTGGCGGCGTTCGGAGGTACAAGGTGGAAGACATCGAAAGGCTCCTAGGGCTCCTGGGAGAAAGCAACATCCGGCTAAAGACGGTCCTCTACGCCAGGGTCTCTACCAGGAAGCAGGAAGCCTACCTCAAGAACCAGATCGAAAGGCTTGAAGAGTTTGCCCGGGAAAGAGGCTGGGACTACGAAGTGATTCAGGAGATCGCCAGCGGGGTAAACGAGAACAGGAGGGGGCTCCAGAAGCTCCTCAACATGGTGAAGAGGGGCGAAGTGGAGAGGGTGGTGGTTGAATATCCTGACCGGCTGGCCCGTTTCGGTTTTGAGTACTTAAGGAACTTCTTTGATGCTTTCGGCGTGGAATTGGTGGTGCTGAATGGCGGAGAAAACGAAGAGCAGATGAGAGAACTGGCGGAAGACCTCGTCGCCATTGTCACCTCCTTTGCCGCCAGGGTCTGTGGGTCAAAAGGGGCGGGAAGAAGAAGTGATAACCCTCCAGTGCCTCCTGGAGTTTCAAAGTGA
- a CDS encoding IreB family regulatory phosphoprotein: MATGNDLGKTATFRRKREESATVREILLQVVEALVEKGYNPVNQLVGYLLSGDPAYITSHRNARGLIRRLERDEILEEIVKLYLEKTGVLVTKD, from the coding sequence ATGGCTACCGGGAACGACCTGGGCAAGACGGCAACCTTCCGACGCAAAAGAGAAGAGTCAGCTACCGTAAGGGAGATACTCTTACAGGTAGTGGAGGCCTTGGTGGAAAAGGGCTACAATCCGGTGAACCAGTTGGTGGGCTATCTCCTTTCCGGCGATCCAGCGTACATCACCAGCCACCGCAATGCCCGGGGTCTTATCCGCCGGCTGGAGCGCGATGAAATACTGGAGGAAATAGTAAAGCTTTACTTAGAGAAGACGGGCGTACTGGTGACCAAAGACTGA
- a CDS encoding chloride channel protein, with the protein MSSKGKVNNGLHQRYLAKWLLIAGSIGAVAGVGAIVFYEAIHLFTYLFLNLGAGFHPPEALGEGQPVVTEISRRWMIPVVTTLGGLLSGLIVFKFAPEAEGHGTDAAIDAFHHKEGIIRARVPLVKIIASAITIGSGGSAGREGPTAQIAAGFGSIMGQLLKLNTRDRCIALATGIGAGIGAIFKAPLGGALLSTEILYLEGFEVQALVPSFIASLIGYTIFASYAGYMPVFGWMSQNIAFDPVTLLYYALLGVLCGLIGILYTKTFYATRNFFKKINLPKWLKPAAGGLLVGIMGLFLPQVLGMGYGWLQLGMLNKPLPLDIVVLLIFAKILATSLTIGSGGSGGVFAPGLFIGGMVGTALWQLLHGMVGHLPASPQPFIVVGMMALFGAVAHAPLAVMFMVGEMTGSYTMLVPAMIAVGIAYVLVGNNTIYESQVPTPADSPAHRLDYYLPLLENIKVKEVMTANIPLVTIHTSVAEAEELVKKQKIKGLPIVAGESNYQLLGVITREDIIRVPPLQRAETNVGQVMSAPPIVIGPNETLDVALTIMSDNDIAFLPVVEENKVVGLITRRDIIRTYILAAQKAGATSTRTQQQMTA; encoded by the coding sequence ATGTCTTCCAAAGGTAAAGTTAATAACGGCCTGCACCAGCGTTACCTGGCCAAATGGCTCCTGATCGCTGGCTCCATTGGGGCGGTAGCTGGGGTGGGAGCTATTGTGTTTTATGAGGCCATCCACTTGTTTACATATCTATTTCTTAACCTAGGAGCTGGTTTTCACCCGCCAGAAGCCCTGGGCGAAGGGCAGCCGGTAGTGACGGAAATTTCCCGGCGCTGGATGATCCCGGTGGTCACAACCCTGGGCGGCCTGTTGAGCGGGCTGATCGTTTTCAAGTTCGCCCCGGAGGCAGAAGGGCACGGCACCGACGCAGCCATCGACGCCTTCCATCACAAAGAGGGGATCATTCGCGCCCGCGTGCCTCTAGTCAAGATCATTGCCTCCGCCATTACCATCGGTTCCGGAGGCAGCGCTGGCCGGGAAGGTCCCACGGCGCAGATTGCCGCCGGCTTTGGTTCGATCATGGGCCAATTGCTCAAGCTCAACACACGGGATCGCTGCATCGCCCTGGCCACCGGAATCGGCGCTGGCATCGGAGCCATTTTCAAAGCACCGCTGGGTGGCGCACTCTTAAGCACGGAAATACTCTATCTGGAAGGTTTTGAGGTCCAGGCGCTGGTACCGTCTTTCATTGCCTCTTTAATCGGTTATACTATCTTCGCCAGTTATGCGGGTTACATGCCCGTCTTCGGTTGGATGTCCCAGAACATTGCCTTTGATCCGGTAACTCTGCTCTATTACGCTCTGCTGGGGGTTTTGTGCGGTTTAATCGGCATCCTCTACACGAAAACATTTTATGCCACCCGGAATTTCTTTAAAAAAATAAACCTGCCCAAGTGGCTTAAACCGGCTGCCGGCGGCCTGCTGGTAGGTATTATGGGCCTGTTCCTGCCCCAGGTGCTGGGCATGGGCTACGGCTGGCTGCAACTGGGTATGTTAAACAAACCTCTTCCCCTGGACATAGTGGTATTGCTCATCTTTGCCAAAATTCTGGCCACTTCGCTAACCATCGGCTCCGGAGGCAGTGGCGGTGTCTTTGCTCCAGGCCTGTTTATCGGAGGTATGGTGGGTACGGCCCTGTGGCAGTTGCTGCACGGTATGGTTGGCCATTTACCCGCCTCCCCGCAACCCTTTATCGTGGTGGGCATGATGGCCTTGTTCGGCGCCGTAGCCCACGCTCCACTGGCAGTGATGTTTATGGTGGGAGAGATGACTGGCAGCTACACCATGCTGGTGCCGGCCATGATTGCCGTAGGCATTGCCTATGTCTTGGTGGGGAACAACACCATTTACGAAAGCCAGGTGCCCACACCGGCTGATTCCCCGGCTCATCGCTTGGACTATTACCTCCCCTTGCTGGAAAATATCAAAGTTAAGGAGGTCATGACTGCTAATATCCCACTGGTTACCATCCATACTTCCGTGGCGGAGGCTGAAGAGCTGGTAAAAAAACAAAAGATCAAGGGCTTACCCATCGTAGCCGGGGAGAGCAACTATCAGTTGCTAGGGGTAATTACCCGCGAAGATATTATCCGTGTACCTCCATTGCAGCGGGCAGAAACGAATGTAGGTCAGGTCATGTCTGCTCCCCCCATTGTCATCGGGCCGAACGAGACTTTAGACGTGGCTTTAACAATTATGTCCGACAACGATATCGCTTTTTTGCCGGTGGTAGAAGAGAATAAAGTAGTCGGCCTGATTACCCGGCGCGACATTATACGCACCTACATCTTGGCCGCGCAGAAGGCTGGCGCTACATCTACTCGAACGCAGCAACAAATGACAGCTTAA
- the sigK gene encoding RNA polymerase sporulation sigma factor SigK encodes MARNILIEHNLRLVAHIVKKFESSGYDPEDLISIGTIGLVKAINTYDPKKGTRLATYAAKCVENEILMALRGTKKTRGEIFFSEPVAKDKEGNEVTLEEFLGTEPDAICEEVARRLAEESLRQKLKQLTRRERAIISARYGLSNGRRLTQHEVAAHLGISRSYVSRLEKRALEKLISGGVLV; translated from the coding sequence GTGGCCCGCAATATCCTCATAGAACACAACCTGCGCCTAGTAGCCCACATAGTCAAGAAGTTTGAATCTTCTGGCTACGACCCAGAAGACCTGATCTCTATAGGTACCATAGGTCTGGTCAAAGCTATAAACACCTATGATCCCAAAAAGGGCACCCGCTTGGCCACCTATGCAGCAAAATGTGTAGAGAACGAGATACTGATGGCACTGCGGGGGACCAAGAAAACCAGAGGGGAAATCTTCTTCTCAGAACCGGTGGCCAAGGACAAGGAAGGCAACGAGGTCACGCTGGAGGAATTCCTGGGAACAGAGCCCGATGCCATCTGTGAGGAAGTAGCCCGCCGCCTGGCAGAAGAGTCTTTGAGGCAGAAACTTAAACAACTTACCCGGCGCGAGCGAGCCATCATCTCTGCCCGCTACGGGCTAAGCAACGGAAGGAGGCTCACCCAGCACGAGGTAGCTGCCCACTTGGGAATCTCCCGCAGCTACGTCTCCCGGCTGGAAAAACGGGCTTTAGAGAAATTGATATCAGGTGGCGTCCTGGTTTGA
- a CDS encoding IS200/IS605 family accessory protein TnpB-related protein, translating into MPSTSRQNGAVGIDLNDGFLQVGEVDRFGNPAGEFKVPVAMRDRTRGQIVAALGEAVKKVVLYAKEKGKPVVIEDLDFSAKKRGLRESNSRYARMLSGFAYRKFRAMVESCCSREGVELLRANPFATSVIGQLKFMARYGLSPHGAAACVIARRGLGFGLERAPEVSAPGIPPRGRASRRGYWWQVCKSLKRGPGSGLRVDVLYADRF; encoded by the coding sequence GTGCCTTCGACGAGCAGGCAAAACGGCGCGGTGGGCATCGACCTGAACGACGGCTTCTTGCAGGTGGGTGAGGTGGACCGGTTCGGCAACCCGGCGGGCGAGTTCAAGGTTCCCGTAGCCATGAGGGATAGGACGAGGGGGCAAATAGTTGCGGCCCTGGGTGAAGCGGTCAAAAAGGTCGTCCTGTACGCGAAGGAAAAGGGAAAGCCGGTGGTCATAGAGGATCTCGACTTTTCCGCAAAGAAGCGGGGCTTGAGGGAGTCCAACTCCCGGTACGCCCGCATGCTCTCGGGCTTCGCCTACAGGAAGTTCCGCGCGATGGTCGAGTCCTGCTGCTCGCGTGAGGGCGTGGAGCTCTTGCGAGCCAACCCGTTTGCGACATCGGTGATAGGGCAGCTGAAGTTCATGGCCAGGTACGGTTTAAGCCCGCATGGTGCGGCGGCGTGTGTGATAGCCCGGCGCGGCCTGGGCTTTGGCCTGGAGCGGGCACCGGAAGTTTCAGCCCCGGGAATCCCGCCGCGGGGAAGGGCCTCACGGCGGGGCTACTGGTGGCAGGTGTGTAAGTCTCTCAAGCGCGGTCCCGGCTCCGGCCTCCGCGTGGACGTGCTCTACGCCGACAGGTTCTGA
- a CDS encoding ADP-ribosylglycohydrolase family protein — translation MPTLEDRVRGGLYGLAVGDALGAAAEFLDREEVRRRYGVLRDVVGGGWLGLRPGEWTDDTEMTLAVAEGVARDPADPVPHVGEAFLRWRATDPPDVGGTVRAVFRAYDRLGDWHRAAREVHARTGATAGNGALMRTLPLAFVYPGPAELFSRCVEVARMTHWDPEAGLTCFLYCRAVQGLLEGEELPAAFDRAAAEMEREAPLEDSEVGRAASLLRGKLAGVFSWPEERLRPSGYTVDTLACALWCAANTGSFEEAVVKAVNLGGDADTVGAVTGGLAGVMHGYGAIPRRWLAKFDDGQRARLDAAVGRLVELARAFRRSQYISGKEVL, via the coding sequence ATGCCCACCCTGGAAGACAGGGTCCGGGGCGGCCTCTACGGCCTGGCCGTGGGGGACGCCCTGGGCGCGGCGGCGGAGTTCCTGGACCGCGAAGAGGTCCGGCGGAGGTACGGGGTCCTGAGGGACGTCGTAGGCGGCGGCTGGCTGGGCCTGCGCCCCGGCGAGTGGACGGACGACACGGAGATGACGCTCGCCGTGGCCGAGGGGGTCGCCAGGGACCCGGCGGACCCGGTGCCGCACGTGGGGGAGGCCTTCCTGCGCTGGCGGGCCACGGACCCGCCGGACGTCGGGGGTACGGTCCGGGCGGTCTTCCGCGCTTATGACCGGCTGGGGGACTGGCACCGGGCGGCCCGCGAGGTCCACGCCCGCACCGGCGCGACTGCCGGGAACGGGGCGCTCATGCGCACGCTGCCGCTCGCCTTCGTTTACCCAGGCCCGGCCGAGCTCTTCAGCCGCTGCGTGGAGGTAGCCCGCATGACGCACTGGGACCCGGAAGCGGGGCTCACGTGCTTCCTCTACTGCCGCGCAGTGCAGGGCCTCTTGGAGGGGGAGGAGCTGCCGGCGGCCTTTGACCGGGCGGCGGCCGAGATGGAGAGGGAAGCGCCGCTTGAGGACAGTGAAGTGGGGCGAGCGGCTTCACTGCTGCGGGGGAAGCTGGCGGGAGTCTTCAGCTGGCCGGAGGAGCGGCTACGGCCCAGCGGCTACACGGTGGACACGCTGGCCTGCGCCCTGTGGTGTGCGGCCAATACCGGGAGCTTCGAAGAAGCCGTGGTAAAGGCGGTCAACCTGGGCGGGGACGCCGACACCGTTGGGGCGGTCACCGGGGGCCTCGCCGGGGTGATGCACGGGTACGGGGCCATACCGCGGCGCTGGCTGGCCAAGTTCGATGACGGCCAGCGGGCGAGGCTCGACGCCGCGGTCGGAAGGCTCGTCGAGCTGGCACGCGCTTTCCGGCGTTCGCAGTACATTTCCGGGAAGGAGGTGCTTTAG
- the alaS gene encoding alanine--tRNA ligase has translation MEAKEIRQRFLDYFRRKGHVILPSASLIPAGDPSLLWTAAGMVPFKPYFTGAAKPEFRRVATCQKCLRTQDIESVGKTARHLTFFEMLGNFSFGDYFKAEAIAMAWEFVTKELGLDIDRLWFSVFEDDEEAFELWCKMGVKPERIVRLGRDTNFWEIGVGPCGPCSEIYYDFGPAFACGPDCHVGCDCDRYLEIWNLVFIQYYRDEKGNYLPLENKGIDTGMGLERVATVLQGVTSPFATDLFRDIVAAAERELRSPVPNRRVKVIADHVRAVTFGVAEGVLPSNEGRGYVIRRLLRRALLYGVLAGREEPFLGKVAAAVCDKMGEVYPELVANREHILRVIRAEEERFLGTLSQGMELLNRNIEQVLARGGKVLPGEEAFRLYDTYGFPLELTEEICAEKGLAVDKEGFKREMEAQRERARRARETVEYLGERERFYRELREEKGSVDFVGYEQLNTRSRVVALVKEAKPQSSASAGEEVEVVLDVTPFYAEKGGQVSDKGVLRFPSGEALVEYVEQPVEGMVVHRVKVQKGELKVGDEVEAAVDAERRRRTARNHTATHLLHQALKEILGPHVKQAGSLVAPDRLRFDFDHYQALTPEEIKRVEKRVNEIVLAALPVVTFTTSLEEAQAMGAVALFGEKYGETVRVVKIGDYSIELCAGTHLRNTAEVGVFKIVAEASVAANTRRIEAVTGERALAYFEELEDDYRRIAFLLKAPARGLSQKVEAWLQEMKALARENEALRDKLALYTMQELLDKVQEIDGVKVLAAKVEAPDTARLRSLADLLREKLGNASVVLLGASGDGKVNLVVAATPGAVARGINAAQIVKAMAQVVEGGGGGRAEFGQAGGKNPGRLGEALRLGQELLRQHLASSR, from the coding sequence ATGGAAGCCAAAGAGATACGTCAGCGTTTCCTCGACTACTTCCGGCGAAAGGGCCATGTCATTCTGCCCAGCGCCTCCCTCATTCCGGCTGGTGACCCCAGTCTTTTATGGACGGCGGCCGGAATGGTTCCCTTCAAACCCTATTTTACGGGCGCAGCCAAGCCGGAATTCCGCCGGGTAGCTACTTGCCAGAAGTGTCTACGTACACAGGACATCGAATCGGTAGGAAAGACCGCTAGGCATTTGACCTTTTTCGAGATGCTGGGCAACTTCTCCTTCGGGGATTACTTCAAGGCCGAAGCTATCGCTATGGCCTGGGAGTTCGTCACCAAGGAGCTGGGCCTGGATATCGACCGGCTCTGGTTTTCGGTCTTCGAGGACGACGAGGAGGCTTTTGAGCTCTGGTGTAAAATGGGTGTGAAGCCCGAGCGGATTGTGCGCTTGGGACGCGACACCAACTTCTGGGAGATAGGGGTGGGCCCCTGCGGTCCTTGCTCGGAGATTTATTATGACTTCGGCCCGGCCTTTGCCTGCGGTCCCGATTGCCACGTGGGTTGCGACTGCGATCGCTACCTGGAAATCTGGAACCTAGTCTTCATCCAGTACTACCGGGATGAGAAGGGGAATTACCTCCCCTTAGAAAACAAAGGGATCGATACGGGGATGGGACTGGAGCGCGTGGCCACCGTGCTCCAAGGAGTTACTTCTCCCTTTGCTACCGATCTTTTCCGTGATATAGTGGCTGCTGCTGAGCGGGAACTTCGCTCGCCGGTACCTAACCGCCGGGTTAAGGTTATTGCTGATCACGTTCGGGCGGTCACCTTTGGTGTGGCTGAAGGAGTTCTTCCTTCTAATGAGGGACGGGGCTATGTGATAAGGCGTCTTTTGCGGCGGGCGCTCCTTTATGGGGTGCTGGCTGGTCGGGAGGAGCCTTTCCTGGGCAAGGTGGCCGCGGCGGTGTGTGACAAGATGGGCGAGGTCTACCCGGAGTTGGTGGCCAACCGGGAGCACATACTCCGGGTAATTCGAGCTGAGGAGGAACGCTTCTTGGGCACCCTTTCTCAGGGCATGGAGTTGCTTAACCGCAATATCGAGCAAGTTCTGGCCCGGGGTGGAAAGGTGCTGCCGGGAGAGGAGGCTTTCCGTCTTTACGATACCTACGGTTTTCCTTTGGAGCTCACCGAGGAGATCTGTGCCGAGAAGGGATTGGCGGTAGACAAGGAAGGTTTTAAGCGAGAGATGGAGGCCCAGCGCGAGCGGGCGCGCCGGGCGCGGGAAACGGTCGAGTATCTGGGGGAGAGGGAGCGCTTTTACCGGGAGCTCCGGGAAGAGAAGGGCAGCGTCGATTTTGTGGGTTATGAGCAGCTGAATACCAGGTCCCGGGTGGTGGCGCTGGTTAAAGAGGCCAAGCCGCAGTCCTCGGCTTCTGCGGGCGAAGAGGTGGAGGTAGTTCTGGACGTAACTCCCTTTTACGCCGAGAAGGGTGGCCAGGTAAGCGATAAAGGGGTTCTGCGGTTTCCTTCGGGAGAGGCGCTGGTGGAGTACGTGGAGCAGCCAGTGGAAGGGATGGTTGTACACCGCGTTAAGGTGCAGAAGGGGGAGCTCAAGGTAGGAGACGAGGTGGAGGCGGCGGTGGATGCCGAACGGCGCCGCCGGACCGCCCGCAACCATACTGCCACCCACCTCTTGCACCAGGCGCTGAAAGAAATACTAGGCCCCCACGTGAAGCAGGCCGGTTCTCTGGTAGCTCCCGACCGCCTGCGCTTCGACTTCGACCACTATCAGGCTTTGACCCCGGAGGAAATCAAACGGGTGGAGAAGAGGGTCAACGAGATCGTCCTGGCCGCTTTGCCGGTCGTCACCTTCACCACTTCGCTGGAGGAAGCTCAGGCCATGGGAGCGGTAGCCCTCTTTGGGGAGAAATACGGCGAGACGGTGAGGGTGGTCAAGATAGGGGATTACAGCATCGAGCTCTGTGCTGGTACTCACCTCCGGAACACAGCGGAGGTAGGAGTGTTCAAGATCGTGGCCGAGGCGAGTGTGGCGGCTAATACCCGGCGCATTGAGGCGGTGACCGGGGAGAGAGCGCTGGCCTACTTCGAAGAGCTGGAAGACGATTACCGACGCATTGCTTTTCTCTTAAAGGCTCCTGCCCGGGGGCTTAGCCAGAAGGTAGAAGCTTGGCTTCAGGAGATGAAGGCGCTTGCCCGGGAGAACGAAGCTTTGCGGGACAAGCTGGCCCTCTATACCATGCAGGAGCTTCTGGATAAAGTCCAGGAGATCGATGGGGTCAAGGTGCTGGCGGCGAAGGTGGAGGCGCCAGATACCGCACGCCTGCGCAGCCTGGCCGATCTTTTGCGGGAGAAGCTAGGCAACGCGAGCGTGGTGCTTTTAGGGGCGAGCGGTGACGGCAAGGTTAACCTGGTAGTGGCCGCCACACCGGGGGCGGTGGCGCGTGGAATAAACGCGGCGCAGATAGTCAAGGCTATGGCGCAGGTGGTAGAGGGAGGAGGTGGAGGAAGGGCAGAATTCGGTCAGGCCGGAGGGAAAAATCCTGGGAGGCTAGGCGAAGCACTACGCCTAGGTCAGGAACTTTTGCGGCAGCATCTAGCATCCTCCCGCTAA